The Gemmata palustris genome includes a region encoding these proteins:
- a CDS encoding TlpA family protein disulfide reductase → MRTLLLTLAVALIGGARLSAADEPKPADTQPTLKVGDAPPPLKATKWLAGSEVKAFESGKVYVVEFWATWCGPCVVMMPHLGDIQEELAGKVTVIGFTAKDASNTPERVSEFVKKRGNKLGYTIAYADDRETYDAYMKASGQNGIPCSFVIGKDGKIAYIGHPLFLDEVLPKVLAGTWDAAKGAPELEAADKLWDETYSALMKPGDPAAQLKQWEEFSAKWPRLAADPYMTSARLKLLVAAKRFAEAQKLAETVVTKAAKRNDVAALGTVADAVSADAAAGQADLAAVGVKAAESALAIDGETATALIRVIKAHAVAGNAAKVKELGPKAVTAAEKEVTGDKDAIGTLRVAAAHLAAGDKAKAKAAAEKAIGMVDAQNAGLKKYIEDQAKKYVGESK, encoded by the coding sequence ATGCGAACTCTGCTCCTCACCCTGGCCGTCGCCCTGATCGGCGGCGCGCGACTGTCGGCCGCGGACGAGCCGAAACCCGCGGACACGCAACCGACACTCAAAGTCGGCGACGCGCCCCCGCCGCTGAAGGCGACCAAGTGGCTCGCCGGCTCGGAAGTGAAGGCGTTCGAGTCGGGCAAGGTGTACGTGGTCGAGTTCTGGGCCACGTGGTGCGGGCCGTGCGTCGTCATGATGCCGCACCTGGGTGACATTCAGGAGGAACTCGCCGGGAAGGTGACCGTTATCGGGTTCACCGCCAAAGACGCGAGTAATACTCCCGAGCGCGTCTCCGAGTTCGTCAAGAAACGTGGGAATAAGCTCGGCTACACGATCGCTTACGCCGACGACCGGGAGACCTACGACGCCTACATGAAGGCCTCGGGGCAGAACGGCATCCCGTGCTCCTTTGTGATCGGCAAGGACGGGAAGATCGCGTACATCGGGCACCCGCTGTTCCTGGACGAGGTGCTGCCGAAGGTTCTGGCCGGTACCTGGGACGCGGCCAAGGGCGCGCCCGAACTGGAAGCCGCGGACAAGTTGTGGGACGAGACCTACTCCGCGCTGATGAAGCCGGGCGACCCGGCCGCCCAACTGAAGCAGTGGGAAGAGTTTTCGGCCAAGTGGCCGCGCCTGGCCGCGGACCCGTACATGACCAGCGCCCGGCTCAAGCTGCTCGTCGCGGCCAAGCGGTTCGCGGAAGCTCAGAAGCTCGCCGAAACGGTGGTGACGAAGGCCGCCAAGCGCAACGACGTGGCCGCGCTGGGCACCGTGGCCGACGCGGTGTCGGCGGACGCGGCCGCGGGCCAAGCGGACCTCGCCGCGGTCGGGGTGAAGGCGGCCGAGTCCGCGCTGGCCATTGACGGGGAAACGGCCACGGCCCTGATCCGGGTCATCAAGGCGCACGCGGTCGCGGGGAACGCGGCCAAAGTGAAGGAACTCGGGCCGAAGGCCGTGACCGCGGCCGAGAAGGAAGTGACCGGGGACAAGGACGCGATCGGCACCCTGCGCGTGGCCGCAGCTCACTTGGCCGCGGGCGACAAGGCGAAAGCGAAAGCCGCGGCGGAGAAAGCGATTGGCATGGTGGACGCGCAGAACGCCGGCCTGAAGAAGTACATTGAGGATCAGGCGAAGAAGTACGTCGGCGAGTCGAAGTAG
- a CDS encoding DUF2934 domain-containing protein: MPRLSNNRQSPQTDAPRAFRLVGGRVTPRTVAPTPPAPTVPLKAAPSAERIRQLAYYKWEAAGSPPGDGATFWLAAEQELAGRA, encoded by the coding sequence ATGCCCCGCCTCAGCAACAACCGTCAAAGCCCACAAACTGATGCGCCGCGTGCCTTTCGTCTCGTGGGCGGGCGCGTGACGCCCCGAACCGTTGCGCCGACCCCACCGGCGCCGACCGTGCCCCTGAAGGCCGCGCCGAGCGCGGAGCGAATCCGGCAACTCGCGTACTACAAATGGGAAGCCGCCGGGTCACCGCCCGGAGACGGCGCGACGTTCTGGCTCGCGGCCGAACAGGAACTCGCCGGGCGCGCGTAG
- a CDS encoding HEAT repeat domain-containing protein, which translates to MDAWAPVSATFAASNWLIDPEQVRSSTLLFLALIGIGLLAGLLYFAGVIDWLVWLAGAVIRGGTRTGFRVWEQFLSWASWPLFLGTQLALLTVGALGAGAVPGLTVVCALAPLAMGLAACLAYMFIDVERYEVARGYKALHNPLKGQKLAAELARYGPQVEVPLLASAAVGMIGGFALLNFGLFQLLGTKWYTSPAADPIYSDFIASVLVHMLSVVDLLNLADTHHLARVVVARPAAAPAGTMLAMFKSFFTLVLLQQIFASVRNGRLLTETVSDFWSPHEPIHERARSALPQYGAVALGPLLLSLRATDTLTREQRDQLPQVLATIGPAAVPDLIRHLDDPNEHVRAVAVATLGRLRAAAGLPQMIARANDSSDLVRLSLAQALGEIVSASAPALPRARRRRGEWRVWRVIAVRRWNTPPHGDPVALVVPALRNALRDSAASVRAAAAASLGQLGPTLAAEVAPDLLGLLADADETVRERATEALGRLGASDPASIAALVGLLQDPSPAIRIAAIRALGALRTAACEAVSHLVPLLQDRDEAVRTAAAEAVGKIGTLCEAATNTLTEGLSSTDNVVRARTAEALGTIGEAAADVAPALVEAATDENDRVRAKAVEALGKMGEAAAEIAVPHLVRALRDPDNWVSALAAEALGEMGAAADEAIPALTRSLRHPNPQVRTNAAEALGKLGAGGRPAVSALERAATDEDSGVRAQAIYALGIIGAPTPSTTSVVRAALADPDPHTRAAAAEALGAWGEVDEALQSELLALLDDANDEVKVRVVRVLPRLVKGTPEVIEALDHRLTADDSDWVRAEAARALGQFGSAAAPAGPALLRAAQTGEAGLREEAMRALAVAQPPEAATAFTTGLRDAEPSVRKLASAGWRKAGAIPEEAVPVLIEALHDPEVLVRANAAHAISRLDPVPPEAVPLLAECALAPDAGLRLNAALALQAAPGRAAADALHPLLDDPSPRLRLIAARRLLTDDPADAATAAAVVDALVAPASSVRKAAFEMIESIPPAAPAVLQVLRERATSETDPDLAQLLSEAIARLEPIIASEAVPTAEEGASAQTEAPVVPAVG; encoded by the coding sequence ATGGACGCTTGGGCGCCCGTCTCCGCCACCTTCGCGGCCTCGAACTGGCTCATCGATCCCGAGCAGGTGCGGTCCTCGACGCTCCTGTTCCTGGCCCTGATCGGGATCGGCCTGTTGGCCGGGCTCCTGTACTTCGCTGGCGTGATCGACTGGCTCGTGTGGCTCGCGGGCGCGGTCATTCGAGGGGGCACGCGGACCGGGTTCCGGGTGTGGGAACAGTTCCTCTCGTGGGCATCGTGGCCGCTGTTCCTCGGTACGCAGCTCGCGCTCCTCACCGTGGGGGCACTCGGCGCCGGCGCGGTACCGGGGCTGACCGTGGTGTGCGCGCTCGCGCCGCTCGCGATGGGGCTCGCGGCGTGCCTCGCGTACATGTTCATCGACGTCGAACGGTACGAAGTGGCGCGCGGGTACAAGGCGCTCCACAACCCGCTCAAGGGGCAGAAGCTCGCCGCCGAACTCGCGCGCTACGGCCCGCAGGTCGAGGTGCCGCTGCTCGCGTCCGCGGCCGTCGGGATGATCGGCGGGTTCGCGCTACTCAACTTCGGCCTGTTTCAACTGCTCGGGACCAAGTGGTACACTTCGCCCGCGGCCGATCCGATCTACTCCGACTTCATCGCGTCGGTGCTCGTTCACATGCTGAGCGTGGTCGATCTGCTCAATCTGGCCGACACGCACCACCTCGCGCGGGTCGTCGTCGCGCGGCCCGCAGCGGCCCCGGCCGGCACGATGCTGGCGATGTTCAAATCGTTCTTCACTCTGGTGCTGCTCCAGCAGATCTTCGCCTCGGTGCGGAACGGCCGACTGCTGACCGAAACAGTCTCCGATTTCTGGAGCCCGCACGAGCCGATCCACGAGCGCGCCCGGTCCGCGCTCCCGCAGTACGGCGCGGTGGCACTCGGGCCGCTGCTCCTGTCGCTCCGCGCCACCGACACCCTGACGCGCGAACAGCGGGACCAGCTCCCGCAGGTACTCGCGACCATCGGCCCGGCCGCCGTGCCGGACCTCATCCGCCACCTCGACGACCCGAACGAGCACGTCCGCGCGGTGGCGGTCGCCACTCTGGGCCGGTTGCGCGCGGCCGCGGGGCTCCCGCAGATGATCGCGCGTGCCAACGATTCGAGCGACCTGGTCCGCCTGAGTCTCGCTCAGGCGCTGGGCGAAATCGTGAGCGCGTCCGCGCCGGCCCTTCCGCGCGCACGCCGGCGCCGGGGGGAGTGGCGCGTGTGGAGAGTGATCGCCGTCCGGCGCTGGAACACACCGCCCCACGGCGACCCGGTCGCGCTGGTAGTTCCCGCACTCCGGAACGCGCTCAGGGATTCTGCGGCGTCCGTTCGCGCGGCCGCGGCCGCGTCTCTCGGCCAGTTGGGTCCGACTCTCGCAGCGGAAGTGGCGCCCGACCTTCTGGGGCTCCTGGCGGACGCCGACGAAACCGTCCGCGAGCGCGCGACAGAGGCGCTCGGTCGGTTGGGGGCCAGCGACCCGGCTTCGATAGCCGCGCTAGTGGGGTTGCTCCAAGACCCCAGCCCCGCGATACGGATCGCGGCTATTCGCGCACTCGGCGCGCTACGAACTGCGGCCTGCGAAGCCGTTTCGCACCTCGTGCCGCTGCTTCAAGACCGGGACGAAGCGGTCCGCACGGCCGCGGCCGAAGCCGTGGGCAAAATCGGCACACTTTGCGAAGCCGCGACGAACACACTCACGGAGGGGTTGAGCAGCACCGACAACGTGGTGCGCGCGCGAACGGCGGAAGCCCTCGGAACTATCGGCGAAGCCGCAGCCGACGTCGCCCCGGCATTGGTCGAAGCCGCCACCGACGAAAACGACCGCGTGCGCGCCAAGGCCGTGGAAGCGCTCGGGAAAATGGGCGAAGCCGCCGCAGAGATCGCGGTCCCGCACCTGGTGCGAGCGCTGCGCGACCCGGACAACTGGGTGAGCGCACTCGCGGCCGAAGCGCTCGGCGAGATGGGCGCTGCCGCCGACGAAGCGATTCCGGCGCTGACGCGGTCGCTCCGGCACCCGAACCCACAGGTGCGCACAAACGCCGCGGAAGCACTGGGGAAATTGGGCGCGGGCGGGCGCCCGGCGGTATCCGCTCTCGAACGGGCCGCGACGGACGAAGACAGCGGGGTTCGGGCGCAAGCCATCTACGCGCTGGGCATCATCGGCGCGCCGACACCTTCGACAACAAGTGTGGTTCGTGCCGCGCTCGCGGACCCCGACCCGCACACCCGCGCGGCCGCGGCCGAAGCGCTTGGCGCGTGGGGGGAGGTCGATGAGGCACTCCAGAGCGAACTGCTCGCGCTCCTCGACGATGCGAACGATGAGGTGAAAGTGCGCGTCGTGCGGGTGCTCCCCCGACTGGTCAAAGGTACCCCGGAAGTGATCGAAGCACTCGACCACCGGCTCACGGCCGACGACAGCGATTGGGTCCGGGCCGAAGCCGCTCGCGCGCTGGGGCAGTTCGGATCGGCGGCGGCACCGGCGGGGCCGGCACTGCTCCGGGCCGCGCAGACGGGTGAGGCCGGGCTGCGCGAGGAAGCGATGCGCGCGCTGGCGGTCGCCCAGCCGCCCGAAGCCGCGACCGCGTTCACCACCGGGTTGCGCGACGCCGAACCGAGCGTGCGCAAGCTGGCCTCGGCGGGCTGGCGGAAAGCGGGGGCGATCCCGGAGGAAGCCGTTCCGGTGTTGATCGAAGCGCTTCACGATCCCGAGGTTCTGGTGCGCGCGAACGCGGCCCACGCGATCAGCCGACTGGACCCGGTACCGCCCGAAGCGGTTCCGCTGCTCGCGGAGTGCGCGCTGGCGCCCGACGCCGGTTTGCGGTTGAACGCCGCGCTCGCGCTCCAGGCCGCTCCGGGCCGGGCCGCGGCCGACGCCCTCCACCCGCTCCTCGACGACCCCAGTCCGCGGTTGCGGCTCATTGCCGCGCGCCGGCTGCTCACGGATGACCCGGCCGATGCCGCGACCGCCGCGGCCGTGGTCGATGCGCTCGTGGCCCCGGCTTCCAGCGTCCGCAAAGCGGCCTTCGAGATGATCGAATCGATTCCCCCGGCCGCGCCCGCCGTGCTTCAAGTGCTCCGCGAGCGCGCCACGAGCGAGACCGATCCTGATCTTGCGCAGTTACTAAGCGAGGCGATTGCGCGTTTGGAGCCGATCATCGCCAGTGAAGCGGTTCCCACGGCTGAAGAAGGTGCCAGTGCTCAGACCGAGGCGCCGGTCGTGCCTGCGGTGGGGTGA